A genomic stretch from Sphingomonas faeni includes:
- a CDS encoding sterol desaturase family protein → MSERTAPFWRRSHHLDRMTLRELVIAYLQHHAILAYVALVATAVGVFAWRPAEVVPTVATIALVVLAYPLIWYALHSWVLHSQWMFKTPLLAGVWKRIHYDHHRDPNHLEVLFGALYTTVPTLLLVAAVPGWLIGEVGGAAAGFATGLLCTCVYEFFHCIQHLSYKPRIKWLAVMKARHMEHHFHDETGNFGITNFAWDRVFGTLYRRVERPAKSPTVFNLGYTDAVAVRYPWVARRSHPTPARPRVADRRARPSPDGG, encoded by the coding sequence ATGTCAGAGCGAACGGCGCCGTTCTGGCGCCGCTCGCATCACCTCGACCGCATGACGTTGCGCGAGTTGGTGATCGCGTATCTCCAGCATCACGCGATTCTCGCCTATGTGGCGCTGGTCGCGACGGCAGTCGGCGTTTTCGCGTGGCGTCCGGCGGAGGTGGTGCCGACCGTGGCGACGATCGCGCTGGTCGTGCTCGCTTATCCGCTGATATGGTACGCGCTGCACAGCTGGGTGTTGCACTCGCAGTGGATGTTCAAGACGCCGTTGCTGGCGGGCGTGTGGAAGCGGATCCATTACGATCATCACCGCGACCCCAATCATCTGGAGGTGCTGTTCGGCGCGCTCTACACGACGGTCCCGACGCTGCTGCTGGTCGCCGCGGTGCCGGGCTGGCTGATCGGCGAGGTCGGCGGCGCGGCGGCGGGGTTCGCGACCGGTCTGCTGTGCACCTGCGTCTACGAGTTCTTTCACTGCATCCAGCATCTCTCGTACAAGCCACGGATCAAATGGCTGGCGGTCATGAAGGCACGCCACATGGAGCATCATTTCCATGACGAGACGGGCAATTTCGGGATCACGAACTTCGCCTGGGATCGCGTGTTCGGGACGCTCTATCGGCGGGTCGAGCGGCCGGCGAAGAGTCCGACGGTCTTCAATCTCGGCTATACCGACGCGGTCGCGGTACGGTATCCGTGGGTAGCGCGACGATCGCATCCGACGCCGGCGCGACCGCGAGTTGCCGATCGCAGAGCGCGACCATCGCCGGACGGTGGCTGA
- a CDS encoding OmpW/AlkL family protein, with product MTSSIKNFAIGAAIAGMAVAAPAVAQTEPAPRQGIAAGDVLIRVRTILVAPNEKSGSILPAFPGERVSVDNSVMPEVDVTYMATDHIGFELIASTTKHHADGRTGTTGSIGKLASTWVLPPTLTAQYHLNPTGKVRPYVGAGLNYTIFWNEKASDGLVAAVGSTGVRMKDSFGWAAQAGVDIDITPKVFLNLDVKYIDIDTTARLRTAAAGTQRVAISLDPLVFGVGLGIRL from the coding sequence ATGACATCGTCGATCAAGAATTTCGCCATCGGTGCGGCAATTGCGGGTATGGCCGTGGCGGCCCCGGCGGTTGCGCAGACCGAGCCGGCACCCCGCCAGGGCATCGCCGCCGGCGACGTCCTGATCCGCGTCCGCACGATTCTGGTCGCACCGAACGAAAAGTCCGGCAGCATCCTGCCCGCCTTTCCCGGCGAACGGGTCAGCGTCGACAACAGCGTCATGCCCGAGGTGGACGTTACCTATATGGCGACCGATCACATCGGTTTCGAGCTGATCGCCTCGACCACCAAGCACCACGCTGACGGCCGGACCGGCACGACCGGCTCGATCGGCAAGCTGGCCTCGACCTGGGTATTGCCGCCGACGCTGACCGCGCAATATCATCTGAACCCGACGGGCAAGGTTCGGCCCTATGTCGGTGCGGGGCTGAACTACACGATCTTCTGGAACGAGAAGGCGTCGGACGGCCTCGTCGCGGCGGTCGGATCGACCGGCGTTCGCATGAAGGACAGCTTCGGCTGGGCGGCGCAGGCCGGCGTCGATATCGACATCACGCCGAAAGTGTTCCTGAACCTCGACGTCAAATACATCGACATCGACACGACCGCGCGGCTGCGGACGGCGGCGGCCGGTACGCAGCGGGTCGCGATCAGTCTCGACCCGCTGGTCTTCGGCGTCGGGCTCGGCATCAGGCTTTGA
- a CDS encoding Fe2+-dependent dioxygenase codes for MLIMIANVLDADNLQSLRDNLGKTRYVDGRRTAGREARPVKRNEQVDRSDPLLAEMQDLVIDRLLANPLFRMATRPHVVRPPLFSRYEPGMAYGSHVDDAIMGGMRTDISVTIFLSEPDTYEGGELVIESAAGEQDVKLAAGDAVVYPTTALHRVAPVVSGERLAAVTWVRSLIRDADARELLFDLETARHALFERLGKTPELDLLAKTQSNLLRRWAED; via the coding sequence ATGCTGATTATGATCGCCAACGTTCTGGATGCCGACAATCTCCAATCGCTGCGAGATAATCTCGGCAAGACGCGCTATGTCGACGGGCGCCGGACCGCCGGTCGCGAAGCGCGGCCGGTCAAGCGCAACGAACAGGTCGACCGCAGCGACCCGCTGCTCGCCGAGATGCAGGACCTCGTGATCGACCGGCTGCTGGCGAACCCGCTGTTCCGGATGGCGACACGGCCGCACGTCGTGCGCCCCCCGCTGTTCAGCCGCTACGAGCCCGGCATGGCCTATGGCAGCCATGTCGACGACGCGATCATGGGTGGGATGCGAACCGACATTTCGGTCACGATCTTCCTGTCCGAGCCCGACACGTACGAAGGCGGCGAACTGGTCATCGAATCCGCGGCGGGCGAACAGGACGTGAAGCTGGCGGCGGGCGATGCCGTGGTCTATCCGACGACCGCGCTGCACCGGGTCGCCCCGGTCGTCTCCGGCGAACGGCTGGCCGCCGTCACCTGGGTTCGCAGCCTGATCCGCGATGCCGACGCCCGCGAGCTGTTGTTCGATCTTGAAACCGCGCGGCACGCCCTGTTCGAACGCCTCGGCAAGACTCCCGAGCTGGACCTGCTGGCAAAGACCCAGTCGAACCTGTTGAGGCGCTGGGCCGAAGATTGA
- a CDS encoding cytochrome c: MSRSGITRTVMAIALVLCACVVFAIIAYRPAIAVVTRPDPRLFDTAVVARGANLARLGNCVSCHQSAGGRPYAGGYPVKTPLGTVYGSNITPDPETGIGQWSPAAFNRAMREGVGRDGSHLYPAFPYTHYASVTDSDLAALYAFLMTRPAVRAVPPANTMIPPLGFRPLLAGWKLFFFRPQPIASDPRQSAAWNRGRYIGETLAHCTACHSPRGLLQQEKRGPEAYDGGWSGGWYAPPINARSPAVRAWTVDRLDTYFRTGLSTAHAAAAGPMGPVTYNLARAAPADVRALATYYAWQMRDASAARVEPPLPDRRASASQRHPVGARLYDGACAVCHEPGAAMMVAGRPALPLGTPLHEDNPRDTIQIILQGLRPPVSARGPYMPAYADALNDRQVAEIVAYLQPRHGTGPAWKDLERDVAKAREEGE, from the coding sequence ATGAGCCGATCTGGGATCACGCGCACGGTCATGGCGATCGCGTTGGTGCTTTGCGCATGCGTGGTCTTTGCGATCATCGCCTACCGGCCGGCGATCGCGGTCGTGACGCGGCCCGATCCCAGGCTGTTTGACACCGCGGTGGTCGCGCGCGGGGCCAATCTGGCTCGTTTGGGGAATTGCGTCAGTTGCCACCAGTCGGCGGGTGGGCGTCCTTATGCGGGCGGGTACCCGGTCAAGACGCCGTTGGGGACAGTCTACGGCAGCAACATCACACCCGATCCTGAAACCGGGATCGGGCAATGGTCACCGGCTGCTTTCAACCGTGCGATGCGCGAGGGTGTGGGGCGCGACGGCAGTCATCTGTATCCAGCTTTTCCGTACACCCATTATGCGAGCGTCACGGATAGCGACCTGGCCGCGCTGTACGCGTTCCTGATGACCCGGCCAGCGGTGCGTGCGGTGCCGCCGGCCAATACGATGATCCCGCCGCTCGGGTTTCGACCCCTACTGGCCGGCTGGAAGCTGTTCTTCTTCCGACCGCAGCCGATCGCGTCCGATCCTCGCCAGTCGGCCGCGTGGAACAGGGGGCGCTATATCGGCGAGACGTTGGCGCATTGCACCGCCTGCCACAGTCCGCGCGGCCTGCTGCAGCAGGAGAAGCGTGGTCCCGAGGCCTATGATGGCGGGTGGTCGGGTGGCTGGTATGCCCCTCCGATCAACGCGCGATCCCCGGCAGTTCGGGCATGGACCGTGGACCGGCTCGATACGTATTTCCGCACCGGGCTCAGTACCGCACACGCCGCAGCCGCCGGGCCGATGGGGCCGGTCACGTACAACCTAGCGCGCGCTGCGCCGGCGGATGTGCGAGCGCTCGCAACCTATTACGCGTGGCAAATGCGCGACGCGTCGGCCGCGCGCGTCGAGCCGCCGCTTCCCGATCGTCGGGCATCGGCATCGCAGCGGCATCCGGTTGGTGCGCGTCTGTACGACGGTGCCTGCGCGGTGTGTCACGAGCCGGGTGCGGCGATGATGGTTGCGGGGCGTCCGGCCTTGCCGCTCGGCACGCCGCTGCACGAGGACAACCCCCGCGACACGATCCAGATCATCCTGCAGGGGCTGCGTCCGCCGGTTTCTGCGCGCGGGCCTTATATGCCGGCCTATGCCGATGCGCTCAACGACCGTCAGGTGGCGGAGATCGTGGCGTATCTGCAGCCACGACACGGCACCGGTCCAGCCTGGAAAGACCTGGAAAGAGACGTCGCCAAGGCGCGCGAGGAGGGCGAATGA
- a CDS encoding (2Fe-2S)-binding protein, with the protein MIDLTVNGAAARVDVDPATPLLYVLRDDLHLHAAKFGCGLGQCGACTVLVDDRPVFSCLMPVGAIGTRRVTTVEGLGTAARPGDVQRAFLHEQAAQCGYCIPGMMARAEGLLRKTTTPTEDEMRTAMAPSLCRCGTHMRILRAVRRAAVMRGGGVVDAAEPVT; encoded by the coding sequence ATGATCGACTTAACCGTCAACGGGGCGGCGGCGCGTGTCGATGTCGATCCCGCTACCCCGCTGCTCTACGTCCTTCGCGACGATCTTCATCTCCATGCTGCAAAGTTCGGATGCGGCCTGGGGCAGTGTGGGGCCTGCACCGTGCTGGTCGACGATCGTCCAGTCTTCTCCTGCCTGATGCCCGTCGGTGCGATCGGGACGCGCAGGGTCACCACGGTCGAAGGGCTGGGGACTGCCGCCAGACCCGGCGACGTCCAGCGTGCCTTCCTCCACGAGCAGGCGGCGCAATGCGGCTATTGCATCCCCGGGATGATGGCGCGCGCGGAAGGCCTGCTGCGCAAGACGACCACGCCGACCGAAGACGAGATGCGGACGGCGATGGCGCCGTCGCTCTGTCGATGCGGAACCCACATGCGGATTTTGCGCGCGGTGCGGCGCGCGGCAGTGATGCGCGGCGGCGGGGTGGTCGATGCCGCGGAACCCGTGACATGA